In Tursiops truncatus isolate mTurTru1 chromosome 19, mTurTru1.mat.Y, whole genome shotgun sequence, a genomic segment contains:
- the CALM3 gene encoding calmodulin-3, with the protein MADQLTEEQIAEFKEAFSLFDKDGDGTITTKELGTVMRSLGQNPTEAELQDMINEVDADGNGTIDFPEFLTMMARKMKDTDSEEEIREAFRVFDKDGNGYISAAELRHVMTNLGEKLTDEEVDEMIREADIDGDGQVNYEEFVQMMTAK; encoded by the exons ATG GCTGACCAGCTGACTGAGGAGCAGATCGCAG AATTCAAGGAGGCCTTCTCCCTCTTTGACAAGGATGGAGATGGTACCATCACCACCAAGGAGTTGGGGACAGTGATGAGATCCCTGGGACAGAACCCCACTGAAGCCGAGCTGCAGGACATGATCAATGAGGTGGACGCAGATG GGAACGGGACCATTGACTTCCCGGAGTTCCTGACCATGATGGCCAGAAAGATGAAGGATACAGACAGCGAGGAGGAGATCCGAGAGGCCTTCCGTGTCTTTGACAAG GATGGCAATGGCTACATCAGCGCCGCAGAGCTGCGCCACGTCATGACGAACCTGGGTGAGAAGCTGACCGATGAGGAAGTGGATGAGATGATCAGAGAGGCTGACATCGACGGAGACGGCCAGGTCAATTACGAAG AGTTTGTACAGATGATGACTGCAAAGTGA
- the PTGIR gene encoding prostacyclin receptor, with translation MADSCQNLTYVRDSVGPATSALMFVAGVVGNGLALGILGARRRSRPSAFAVLVTGLAVTDLLGTCFLSPVVFAAYARNSSLLGLARGRPALCDAFAFAMTFFGLASTLILFAMAVERCLALSHPYLYARLDGPRRARLALPAIYGFCAVFCSLPLLGLGQHQQYCPGSWCFIRMRSAELGGCAFSLAYASLVALLVATIFLCNGSVTLSLCRMYRQQRRHHGSLVPSPRAGEDEVDHLILLALMTGIMAVCSLPLTIHGFTQAIAPDSSEMGDLLAFRFNAFNPILDPWVFILFRKAVFQRLKLWFCCLCLRPGPGDLQTSLSQPASGRKGSRAPTALGGKDGSWVHSSAWGEGQGAPLPVLQPSSSTVGTPSKVGSETACSLC, from the exons ATGGCGGATTCGTGCCAGAACCTCACGTACGTGCGGGACTCGGTGGGCCCGGCCACCAGCGCCCTGATGTTCGTGGCGGGCGTGGTGGGCAACGGGCTGGCGCTGGGCATCTTGGGGGCGCGGCGACGGTCACGCCCCTCGGCCTTCGCGGTGCTGGTCACCGGGCTGGCGGTCACCGACCTGCTGGGCACGTGCTTCCTGAGTCCAGTGGTGTTCGCGGCCTACGCCCGCAACAGCTCGCTGCTGGGCCTGGCCCGGGGCCGCCCGGCGCTGTGCGATGCCTTCGCCTTCGCCATGACCTTCTTCGGCCTGGCCTCCACGCTCATCCTCTTCGCCATGGCCGTGGAGCGCTGCCTGGCGCTCAGCCACCCCTACCTCTACGCCCGGCTGGACGGGCCGCGCCGCGCCCGCCTGGCGCTGCCCGCCATCTACGGCTTCTGCGCCGTCTTCTGCTCGCTGCCCCTGCTGGGCCTGGGCCAACACCAGCAGTACTGCCCGGGCAGCTGGTGCTTCATCCGTATGCGCTCGGCCGAGCTGGGCGGCTGCGCATTCTCGCTGGCCTACGCCAGCCTCGTGGCCCTGCTGGTGGCCACCATCTTCCTCTGCAACGGCTCGGTCACCCTCAGCCTCTGCCGCATGTACCGCCAGCAGAGGCGCCACCACGGCTCGCTGGTCCCCAGCCCCCGGGCGGGCGAAGACGAGGTTGACCACCTGATTCTGCTGGCCCTCATGACGGGCATCATGGCCGTGTGCTCCCTGCCTCTCACG ATCCACGGCTTCACCCAGGCCATCGCCCCGGACAGCAGTGAGATGGGGGACCTCCTCGCTTTCCGTTTCAATGCCTTCAACCCCATCCTGGATCCCTGGGTCTTCATCCTTTTCCGCAAGGCCGTCTTCCAGCGGCTCAAGCTCTGGTTCTGTTGCTTGTGCCTGAGGCCTGGCCCGGGCGACTTGCAGACGTCCCTCTCCCAGCCGGCCTCGGGGAGGAAGGGCTCAAGGGCCCCCACTGCTCTCGGGGGGAAGGATGGGAGCTGGGTGCATTCGTCAGCCTGGGGCGAGGGGCAGGGGGCACCCTTGCCTGTCCTACAGCCATCCAGCAGCACCGTGGGAACACCGTCCAAAGTGGGGTCCGAGACAGCCTGCTCCCTCTGCTGA